From a single Brassica oleracea var. oleracea cultivar TO1000 chromosome C5, BOL, whole genome shotgun sequence genomic region:
- the LOC106344636 gene encoding uncharacterized protein LOC106344636, whose translation MTRGEASHSNPARQPSKSHSPTSGDAARFVSHQSTVISSADRFEVSNSPDNIHSPYYLHNSDHPDLVLVSEPLDGNNYGIWLIAMTTSLEAKNKLGFLDGSIAKPLENDQYFKIWCRCNRMLKSWLLNSVSKKIYTSILYIKHAADIRKDLHTRFHKSNLPRLYKLRQIHSLRQGSLDLSSYHIQTQALWEELISIQPPASTVEEFLAEKETNCVIDFLMGLNESYASIRSRILMKKTPPSLSEVFNLLDHEDSQRDASVLNSPDLSTTSFHVSQSSGHGALTQSQSSSSSSSGPSGGYIRKDRPYCTHCHRVGHVVDKCYKKHGYPNSFKPNQRNDKISIPVTANVTVEKAGIEILS comes from the coding sequence ATGACTCGTGGTGAAGCGTCTCACTCCAATCCAGCTCGTCAACCATCGAAGTCTCATTCTCCTACATCTGGTGACGCAGCTCGATTCGTCAGTCATCAATCTACTGTGATCTCTTCCGCTGATCGCTTTGAGGTATCCAACAGTCCTGACAATATTCATTCTCCATACTACTTGCATAACTCCGATCATCCCGACCTAGTCTTAGTCTCAGAACCCCTAGATGGAAACAACTATGGAATCTGGTTGATTGCTATGACAACTAGTCTTGAAGCTAAGAATAAGCTAGGTTTCTTGGATGGATCGATTGCTAAACCTCTGGAGAATGATCAATATTTCAAAATTTGGTGTCGCTGCAATAGAATGCTCAAATCTTGGTTGCTGAATAGTGTTTCTAAGAAGATCTACACTAGCATTCTCTACATCAAGCATGCTGCTGATATAAGGAAGGATTTGCATACTCGCTTTCACAAATCAAATCTTCCGCGTCTCTATAAGCTTCGACAGATTCATTCATTGCGTCAGGGGAGTTTGGATCTCTCATCCTATCACATACAAACGCAGGCTCTTTGGGAAGAATTAATCAGTATTCAACCACCTGCATCTACTGTTGAAGAGTTCTTGGCTGAGAAAGAAACTAACTGTGTCATTGATTTTCTTATGGGATTGAATGAAAGCTATGCGAGTATTCGCAGTAGGATATTAATGAAGAAAACTCCCCCTTCTCTATCAGAGGTGTTTAATCTTCTTGACCATGAGGATAGTCAAAGGGATGCCTCTGTCCTGAATTCTCCGGATCTCTCTACAACGTCTTTTCATGTATCTCAATCTTCAGGACATGGTGCTCTTACGCAATCTCAGTCCTCTTCTTCATCTTCTAGTGGACCATCTGGGGGATATATCAGGAAAGATAGACCATATTGTACTCACTGCCATCGTGTTGGGCATGTTGTTGACAAGTGTTACAAGAAACATGGTTATCCTAACAGCTTCAAGCCTAATCAGAGGAATGATAAGATCTCTATTCCAGTTACTGCTAATGTAACAGTTGAAAAAGCTGGAATAGAGATCTTATCCTAA